A single window of Pygocentrus nattereri isolate fPygNat1 chromosome 24, fPygNat1.pri, whole genome shotgun sequence DNA harbors:
- the rgl2 gene encoding ral guanine nucleotide dissociation stimulator-like 2 isoform X2: MLHRHMRTAGMDLPGVGSKDVPLIGYRPLQPGTDSSQPADQPGKEAGAKQHAASQVEASPMKTTWYCPLNLNTVCEKEEDGIIFTVVVKQQHGSSNPQTAGQRSQCVKAGTEEKLVLHLLHSFSMEDSSFISIFLSTYRSFTTTQRVLDILMDRLGNPPGESSSPTRQAFHKAVCTVFSTWLSEYPEDFRSLGDPSRLLRLAPLLPPDVAGADLRGRLLRIAEELSEKALIPDQTTDPASSLLQTPPDPARFDATSILGFPSSVIAEQLTKIETELFLKLVPYHCLGSLWSQRDKKGREGVCWSVRATVRQFNRLANAVTASCLWQTELKSQQRSRLLEKWISVAEACRARKNFSSLYAIVSALQSNPIHRLRKTWQETDREAVKRYEELAYIFSEKDNYSQSRELLKEEGTSKSANVDTKTNNRRHTSSAQGTVPYLGIFLTDLTMLDAAVKDRLENGFINFDKRRREFEVLAKIRLLQSSCRNSTFRADESFLHWYHSVPTLTEEESYRLSNQIEAHGEPSPGRALHPTVVITECPDALAVTSSGVDPDGIFDFPSPVNHLLSKLAKHMKSPSVSCLDVDSSPPPTDPTPSTLITPTVVKSHRRSVSCGNAPSNTSPGAGPDMRIVKIRMDLQDGNLYRSILVTSNDKTPTVISSALEKHNQDPREASKYELIQLLPDGKELTIPATGNVFYAMTSASTDFLLRRRGGNTPLGSPSLNETSATFPRIKAKGRRLVRTLF; this comes from the exons GTCGAAGCTTCGCCCATGAAAACCACCTGGTACTGTCCACTCAACCTG AACACTGTGTGtgagaaggaggaggatggcATCATCTTCACAGTAGTAGTGAAGCAACAGCATGGCAGCTCCAATCCACAG ACCGCAGGCCAGCGCTCACAATGTGTGAAGGCTGGGACGGAGGAGAAGCTGGTCCTTCACCTCCTGCACTCCTTCTCCATGGAGGACTCGTCATTCATCTCCATCTTCCTCTCCACTTACCGCTCCTTCACCACCACACAGAGGGTGTTGGACATCCTGATGGACAG ACTGGGAAACCCACCAGGAGAGAGTAGCAGTCCCACCCGGCAAGCCTTCCACAA GGCGGTGTGTACCGTGTTCAGCACGTGGTTGAGTGAGTATCCGGAGGACTTTCGCTCTCTGGGGGATCCGTCTCGCCTGCTGCGCCTCGCCCCCCTGCTGCCCCCGGACGTGGCAGGGGCTGACCTTAGAGGCAGGCTGCTCAGGATCGCAGAGGAGCTGAGCGAGAAAGCACTGATTCCTGACCAGACTACAG ATCCTGCAAGTTCTCTCCTCCAAACTCCTCCTGACCCTGCAAGGTTTGATGCCACCAGCATTCTGGGCTTCCCCTCCAGTGTGATAGCCGAGCAGTTGACCAAGATCGAGACG GAGCTCTTTCTGAAGCTAGTGCCCTACCACTGCCTGGGTTCCCTTTGGTCTCAGAGAGATAAGAAAGGCCGGGAAGGGGTGTGCTGGTCGGTCAGAGCCACGGTCCGTCAGTTTAACCGACTGGCCAACGCTGTGACCGCCTCCTGCCTGTGGCAGACAGAGCTGAAGAGCCAGCAAAGGTCACGCCTTCTGGAGAAATGGATCAGCGTGGCCGAG GCATGTCGAGCTAGGAAGAACTTTTCGTCCCTGTATGCCATTGTGTCGGCCCTGCAGAGTAACCCCATCCACAGGCTGAGGAAAACCTGGCAGGAGACGGACAG GGAGGCAGTGAAACGCTATGAGGAGCTGGCCTACATTTTCTCCGAGAAAGACAACTACTCCCAGAGCCGCGAGCTGCTCAAAGAA GAGGGAACTTCCAAATCCGCTAATGTAGACACTAAAACCAACAACAGAAGACACACG TCCAGTGCTCAGGGAACCGTGCCGTACCTGGGCATCTTCTTGACCGATCTCACAATGCTGGACGCTGCAGTAAAAGACAGACTAGAG AATGGCTTTATCAACTTTGACAAGCGGAGACGA GAGTTTGAGGTTCTTGCCAAAATCCGGCTCCTCCAGTCGTCCTGCAGAAACAGCACTTTCCGAGCAGACGAGTCGTTTTTGCACTGGTACCACAGTGTGCCTACGCTGACTGAAGAGGAGAG CTACAGACTGTCCAATCAGATTGAGGCTCACGGTGAACCAAGTCCTGGGCGTGCTCTGCACCCTACAGTGGTCATCACAGAGTGTCCTGA tGCTCTCGCCGTGACAAGCTCGGGCGTCGATCCTGATGGAATATTTGACTTCCCTTCGCCTGTCAATCACTTGCTTTCAAAGCTTGCCAAG CATATGAAATCCCCCTCCGTTTCCTGTCTGGATGTTGATTCGTCCCCACCGCCCACTGACCCCACCCCCTCCACACTGATCACACCCACTGTCGTCAAATCACATCGCCGCTCCGTCTCCTGTGGAAACGCTCCCTCCAACACCTCCCCAGGGGCGGGGCCAGACATGAGAATCGTCAAGATACGGATGGATTTGCAAGACGGGAATTTGTATCGAAGCATTCTG GTTACTAGTAATGACAAGACTCCCACTGTAATCAGCTCTGCATTAGAGAAGCACAACCAAGACCCCCGAGAGGCGTCCAAATACGAGCTCATCCAACTGCTTCCAGACGGAAAAG AGTTGACAATACCCGCCACAGGAAATGTCTTCTACGCCATGACCTCAGCCAGCACGGACTTCCTGCTCAGAAGACGAGGGGGAAACACACCGCTGGGCTCGCCGTCTCTCAACGAAACCAGCGCAACTTTTCCACGGATCAAGGCCAAGGGCCGGAGACTTGTCCGAACACTCTTTTAA
- the rgl2 gene encoding ral guanine nucleotide dissociation stimulator-like 2 isoform X3 — translation MKTTWYCPLNLNTVCEKEEDGIIFTVVVKQQHGSSNPQLLLTLQPPLSQTAGQRSQCVKAGTEEKLVLHLLHSFSMEDSSFISIFLSTYRSFTTTQRVLDILMDRLGNPPGESSSPTRQAFHKAVCTVFSTWLSEYPEDFRSLGDPSRLLRLAPLLPPDVAGADLRGRLLRIAEELSEKALIPDQTTDPASSLLQTPPDPARFDATSILGFPSSVIAEQLTKIETELFLKLVPYHCLGSLWSQRDKKGREGVCWSVRATVRQFNRLANAVTASCLWQTELKSQQRSRLLEKWISVAEACRARKNFSSLYAIVSALQSNPIHRLRKTWQETDREAVKRYEELAYIFSEKDNYSQSRELLKEEGTSKSANVDTKTNNRRHTSSAQGTVPYLGIFLTDLTMLDAAVKDRLENGFINFDKRRREFEVLAKIRLLQSSCRNSTFRADESFLHWYHSVPTLTEEESYRLSNQIEAHGEPSPGRALHPTVVITECPDALAVTSSGVDPDGIFDFPSPVNHLLSKLAKHMKSPSVSCLDVDSSPPPTDPTPSTLITPTVVKSHRRSVSCGNAPSNTSPGAGPDMRIVKIRMDLQDGNLYRSILVTSNDKTPTVISSALEKHNQDPREASKYELIQLLPDGKELTIPATGNVFYAMTSASTDFLLRRRGGNTPLGSPSLNETSATFPRIKAKGRRLVRTLF, via the exons ATGAAAACCACCTGGTACTGTCCACTCAACCTG AACACTGTGTGtgagaaggaggaggatggcATCATCTTCACAGTAGTAGTGAAGCAACAGCATGGCAGCTCCAATCCACAG CTCCTGCTGACCCTTCAGCCTCCTCTCTCGCAGACCGCAGGCCAGCGCTCACAATGTGTGAAGGCTGGGACGGAGGAGAAGCTGGTCCTTCACCTCCTGCACTCCTTCTCCATGGAGGACTCGTCATTCATCTCCATCTTCCTCTCCACTTACCGCTCCTTCACCACCACACAGAGGGTGTTGGACATCCTGATGGACAG ACTGGGAAACCCACCAGGAGAGAGTAGCAGTCCCACCCGGCAAGCCTTCCACAA GGCGGTGTGTACCGTGTTCAGCACGTGGTTGAGTGAGTATCCGGAGGACTTTCGCTCTCTGGGGGATCCGTCTCGCCTGCTGCGCCTCGCCCCCCTGCTGCCCCCGGACGTGGCAGGGGCTGACCTTAGAGGCAGGCTGCTCAGGATCGCAGAGGAGCTGAGCGAGAAAGCACTGATTCCTGACCAGACTACAG ATCCTGCAAGTTCTCTCCTCCAAACTCCTCCTGACCCTGCAAGGTTTGATGCCACCAGCATTCTGGGCTTCCCCTCCAGTGTGATAGCCGAGCAGTTGACCAAGATCGAGACG GAGCTCTTTCTGAAGCTAGTGCCCTACCACTGCCTGGGTTCCCTTTGGTCTCAGAGAGATAAGAAAGGCCGGGAAGGGGTGTGCTGGTCGGTCAGAGCCACGGTCCGTCAGTTTAACCGACTGGCCAACGCTGTGACCGCCTCCTGCCTGTGGCAGACAGAGCTGAAGAGCCAGCAAAGGTCACGCCTTCTGGAGAAATGGATCAGCGTGGCCGAG GCATGTCGAGCTAGGAAGAACTTTTCGTCCCTGTATGCCATTGTGTCGGCCCTGCAGAGTAACCCCATCCACAGGCTGAGGAAAACCTGGCAGGAGACGGACAG GGAGGCAGTGAAACGCTATGAGGAGCTGGCCTACATTTTCTCCGAGAAAGACAACTACTCCCAGAGCCGCGAGCTGCTCAAAGAA GAGGGAACTTCCAAATCCGCTAATGTAGACACTAAAACCAACAACAGAAGACACACG TCCAGTGCTCAGGGAACCGTGCCGTACCTGGGCATCTTCTTGACCGATCTCACAATGCTGGACGCTGCAGTAAAAGACAGACTAGAG AATGGCTTTATCAACTTTGACAAGCGGAGACGA GAGTTTGAGGTTCTTGCCAAAATCCGGCTCCTCCAGTCGTCCTGCAGAAACAGCACTTTCCGAGCAGACGAGTCGTTTTTGCACTGGTACCACAGTGTGCCTACGCTGACTGAAGAGGAGAG CTACAGACTGTCCAATCAGATTGAGGCTCACGGTGAACCAAGTCCTGGGCGTGCTCTGCACCCTACAGTGGTCATCACAGAGTGTCCTGA tGCTCTCGCCGTGACAAGCTCGGGCGTCGATCCTGATGGAATATTTGACTTCCCTTCGCCTGTCAATCACTTGCTTTCAAAGCTTGCCAAG CATATGAAATCCCCCTCCGTTTCCTGTCTGGATGTTGATTCGTCCCCACCGCCCACTGACCCCACCCCCTCCACACTGATCACACCCACTGTCGTCAAATCACATCGCCGCTCCGTCTCCTGTGGAAACGCTCCCTCCAACACCTCCCCAGGGGCGGGGCCAGACATGAGAATCGTCAAGATACGGATGGATTTGCAAGACGGGAATTTGTATCGAAGCATTCTG GTTACTAGTAATGACAAGACTCCCACTGTAATCAGCTCTGCATTAGAGAAGCACAACCAAGACCCCCGAGAGGCGTCCAAATACGAGCTCATCCAACTGCTTCCAGACGGAAAAG AGTTGACAATACCCGCCACAGGAAATGTCTTCTACGCCATGACCTCAGCCAGCACGGACTTCCTGCTCAGAAGACGAGGGGGAAACACACCGCTGGGCTCGCCGTCTCTCAACGAAACCAGCGCAACTTTTCCACGGATCAAGGCCAAGGGCCGGAGACTTGTCCGAACACTCTTTTAA
- the rgl2 gene encoding ral guanine nucleotide dissociation stimulator-like 2 isoform X4, with the protein MLHRHMRTAGMDLPGVGSKDVPLIGYRPLQPGTDSSQPADQPGKEAGAKQHAASQVEASPMKTTWYCPLNLNTVCEKEEDGIIFTVVVKQQHGSSNPQLLLTLQPPLSQTAGQRSQCVKAGTEEKLVLHLLHSFSMEDSSFISIFLSTYRSFTTTQRVLDILMDRLGNPPGESSSPTRQAFHKAVCTVFSTWLSEYPEDFRSLGDPSRLLRLAPLLPPDVAGADLRGRLLRIAEELSEKALIPDQTTDPASSLLQTPPDPARFDATSILGFPSSVIAEQLTKIETELFLKLVPYHCLGSLWSQRDKKGREGVCWSVRATVRQFNRLANAVTASCLWQTELKSQQRSRLLEKWISVAEACRARKNFSSLYAIVSALQSNPIHRLRKTWQETDREAVKRYEELAYIFSEKDNYSQSRELLKEEGTSKSANVDTKTNNRRHTSSAQGTVPYLGIFLTDLTMLDAAVKDRLENGFINFDKRRREFEVLAKIRLLQSSCRNSTFRADESFLHWYHSVPTLTEEESYRLSNQIEAHGEPSPGRALHPTVVITECPDALAVTSSGVDPDGIFDFPSPVNHLLSKLAKFLFMMSVSILIVTPLLPPPVISAYEIPLRFLSGC; encoded by the exons GTCGAAGCTTCGCCCATGAAAACCACCTGGTACTGTCCACTCAACCTG AACACTGTGTGtgagaaggaggaggatggcATCATCTTCACAGTAGTAGTGAAGCAACAGCATGGCAGCTCCAATCCACAG CTCCTGCTGACCCTTCAGCCTCCTCTCTCGCAGACCGCAGGCCAGCGCTCACAATGTGTGAAGGCTGGGACGGAGGAGAAGCTGGTCCTTCACCTCCTGCACTCCTTCTCCATGGAGGACTCGTCATTCATCTCCATCTTCCTCTCCACTTACCGCTCCTTCACCACCACACAGAGGGTGTTGGACATCCTGATGGACAG ACTGGGAAACCCACCAGGAGAGAGTAGCAGTCCCACCCGGCAAGCCTTCCACAA GGCGGTGTGTACCGTGTTCAGCACGTGGTTGAGTGAGTATCCGGAGGACTTTCGCTCTCTGGGGGATCCGTCTCGCCTGCTGCGCCTCGCCCCCCTGCTGCCCCCGGACGTGGCAGGGGCTGACCTTAGAGGCAGGCTGCTCAGGATCGCAGAGGAGCTGAGCGAGAAAGCACTGATTCCTGACCAGACTACAG ATCCTGCAAGTTCTCTCCTCCAAACTCCTCCTGACCCTGCAAGGTTTGATGCCACCAGCATTCTGGGCTTCCCCTCCAGTGTGATAGCCGAGCAGTTGACCAAGATCGAGACG GAGCTCTTTCTGAAGCTAGTGCCCTACCACTGCCTGGGTTCCCTTTGGTCTCAGAGAGATAAGAAAGGCCGGGAAGGGGTGTGCTGGTCGGTCAGAGCCACGGTCCGTCAGTTTAACCGACTGGCCAACGCTGTGACCGCCTCCTGCCTGTGGCAGACAGAGCTGAAGAGCCAGCAAAGGTCACGCCTTCTGGAGAAATGGATCAGCGTGGCCGAG GCATGTCGAGCTAGGAAGAACTTTTCGTCCCTGTATGCCATTGTGTCGGCCCTGCAGAGTAACCCCATCCACAGGCTGAGGAAAACCTGGCAGGAGACGGACAG GGAGGCAGTGAAACGCTATGAGGAGCTGGCCTACATTTTCTCCGAGAAAGACAACTACTCCCAGAGCCGCGAGCTGCTCAAAGAA GAGGGAACTTCCAAATCCGCTAATGTAGACACTAAAACCAACAACAGAAGACACACG TCCAGTGCTCAGGGAACCGTGCCGTACCTGGGCATCTTCTTGACCGATCTCACAATGCTGGACGCTGCAGTAAAAGACAGACTAGAG AATGGCTTTATCAACTTTGACAAGCGGAGACGA GAGTTTGAGGTTCTTGCCAAAATCCGGCTCCTCCAGTCGTCCTGCAGAAACAGCACTTTCCGAGCAGACGAGTCGTTTTTGCACTGGTACCACAGTGTGCCTACGCTGACTGAAGAGGAGAG CTACAGACTGTCCAATCAGATTGAGGCTCACGGTGAACCAAGTCCTGGGCGTGCTCTGCACCCTACAGTGGTCATCACAGAGTGTCCTGA tGCTCTCGCCGTGACAAGCTCGGGCGTCGATCCTGATGGAATATTTGACTTCCCTTCGCCTGTCAATCACTTGCTTTCAAAGCTTGCCAAG TTCTTGTTTATGATGTCAGTGAGTATCCTTATCGTTACCCCTCTATTACCACCACCTGTTATTTCAGCATATGAAATCCCCCTCCGTTTCCTGTCTGGATGTTGA
- the rgl2 gene encoding ral guanine nucleotide dissociation stimulator-like 2 isoform X1, which produces MLHRHMRTAGMDLPGVGSKDVPLIGYRPLQPGTDSSQPADQPGKEAGAKQHAASQVEASPMKTTWYCPLNLNTVCEKEEDGIIFTVVVKQQHGSSNPQLLLTLQPPLSQTAGQRSQCVKAGTEEKLVLHLLHSFSMEDSSFISIFLSTYRSFTTTQRVLDILMDRLGNPPGESSSPTRQAFHKAVCTVFSTWLSEYPEDFRSLGDPSRLLRLAPLLPPDVAGADLRGRLLRIAEELSEKALIPDQTTDPASSLLQTPPDPARFDATSILGFPSSVIAEQLTKIETELFLKLVPYHCLGSLWSQRDKKGREGVCWSVRATVRQFNRLANAVTASCLWQTELKSQQRSRLLEKWISVAEACRARKNFSSLYAIVSALQSNPIHRLRKTWQETDREAVKRYEELAYIFSEKDNYSQSRELLKEEGTSKSANVDTKTNNRRHTSSAQGTVPYLGIFLTDLTMLDAAVKDRLENGFINFDKRRREFEVLAKIRLLQSSCRNSTFRADESFLHWYHSVPTLTEEESYRLSNQIEAHGEPSPGRALHPTVVITECPDALAVTSSGVDPDGIFDFPSPVNHLLSKLAKHMKSPSVSCLDVDSSPPPTDPTPSTLITPTVVKSHRRSVSCGNAPSNTSPGAGPDMRIVKIRMDLQDGNLYRSILVTSNDKTPTVISSALEKHNQDPREASKYELIQLLPDGKELTIPATGNVFYAMTSASTDFLLRRRGGNTPLGSPSLNETSATFPRIKAKGRRLVRTLF; this is translated from the exons GTCGAAGCTTCGCCCATGAAAACCACCTGGTACTGTCCACTCAACCTG AACACTGTGTGtgagaaggaggaggatggcATCATCTTCACAGTAGTAGTGAAGCAACAGCATGGCAGCTCCAATCCACAG CTCCTGCTGACCCTTCAGCCTCCTCTCTCGCAGACCGCAGGCCAGCGCTCACAATGTGTGAAGGCTGGGACGGAGGAGAAGCTGGTCCTTCACCTCCTGCACTCCTTCTCCATGGAGGACTCGTCATTCATCTCCATCTTCCTCTCCACTTACCGCTCCTTCACCACCACACAGAGGGTGTTGGACATCCTGATGGACAG ACTGGGAAACCCACCAGGAGAGAGTAGCAGTCCCACCCGGCAAGCCTTCCACAA GGCGGTGTGTACCGTGTTCAGCACGTGGTTGAGTGAGTATCCGGAGGACTTTCGCTCTCTGGGGGATCCGTCTCGCCTGCTGCGCCTCGCCCCCCTGCTGCCCCCGGACGTGGCAGGGGCTGACCTTAGAGGCAGGCTGCTCAGGATCGCAGAGGAGCTGAGCGAGAAAGCACTGATTCCTGACCAGACTACAG ATCCTGCAAGTTCTCTCCTCCAAACTCCTCCTGACCCTGCAAGGTTTGATGCCACCAGCATTCTGGGCTTCCCCTCCAGTGTGATAGCCGAGCAGTTGACCAAGATCGAGACG GAGCTCTTTCTGAAGCTAGTGCCCTACCACTGCCTGGGTTCCCTTTGGTCTCAGAGAGATAAGAAAGGCCGGGAAGGGGTGTGCTGGTCGGTCAGAGCCACGGTCCGTCAGTTTAACCGACTGGCCAACGCTGTGACCGCCTCCTGCCTGTGGCAGACAGAGCTGAAGAGCCAGCAAAGGTCACGCCTTCTGGAGAAATGGATCAGCGTGGCCGAG GCATGTCGAGCTAGGAAGAACTTTTCGTCCCTGTATGCCATTGTGTCGGCCCTGCAGAGTAACCCCATCCACAGGCTGAGGAAAACCTGGCAGGAGACGGACAG GGAGGCAGTGAAACGCTATGAGGAGCTGGCCTACATTTTCTCCGAGAAAGACAACTACTCCCAGAGCCGCGAGCTGCTCAAAGAA GAGGGAACTTCCAAATCCGCTAATGTAGACACTAAAACCAACAACAGAAGACACACG TCCAGTGCTCAGGGAACCGTGCCGTACCTGGGCATCTTCTTGACCGATCTCACAATGCTGGACGCTGCAGTAAAAGACAGACTAGAG AATGGCTTTATCAACTTTGACAAGCGGAGACGA GAGTTTGAGGTTCTTGCCAAAATCCGGCTCCTCCAGTCGTCCTGCAGAAACAGCACTTTCCGAGCAGACGAGTCGTTTTTGCACTGGTACCACAGTGTGCCTACGCTGACTGAAGAGGAGAG CTACAGACTGTCCAATCAGATTGAGGCTCACGGTGAACCAAGTCCTGGGCGTGCTCTGCACCCTACAGTGGTCATCACAGAGTGTCCTGA tGCTCTCGCCGTGACAAGCTCGGGCGTCGATCCTGATGGAATATTTGACTTCCCTTCGCCTGTCAATCACTTGCTTTCAAAGCTTGCCAAG CATATGAAATCCCCCTCCGTTTCCTGTCTGGATGTTGATTCGTCCCCACCGCCCACTGACCCCACCCCCTCCACACTGATCACACCCACTGTCGTCAAATCACATCGCCGCTCCGTCTCCTGTGGAAACGCTCCCTCCAACACCTCCCCAGGGGCGGGGCCAGACATGAGAATCGTCAAGATACGGATGGATTTGCAAGACGGGAATTTGTATCGAAGCATTCTG GTTACTAGTAATGACAAGACTCCCACTGTAATCAGCTCTGCATTAGAGAAGCACAACCAAGACCCCCGAGAGGCGTCCAAATACGAGCTCATCCAACTGCTTCCAGACGGAAAAG AGTTGACAATACCCGCCACAGGAAATGTCTTCTACGCCATGACCTCAGCCAGCACGGACTTCCTGCTCAGAAGACGAGGGGGAAACACACCGCTGGGCTCGCCGTCTCTCAACGAAACCAGCGCAACTTTTCCACGGATCAAGGCCAAGGGCCGGAGACTTGTCCGAACACTCTTTTAA